DNA sequence from the Acidothermus cellulolyticus 11B genome:
GCGGCAGCCGGGCGCCCTTCGGCAGCGGCCCCTTCGGCATCATGTTCGCCAGCGTGCCGAGGGCCCGCAGCCGCGCTTCGATCTGATCGACCGTGCGGCCCTTGAACCGGCGGGGGAGCCGGTTGAGCCGGGCCTGGAGTTTGCGCAACGGCACCTGTTTCGGTCCATTGCCAATGAGGATCACTTCGACCGGTGTGCCGGACGCCACCCGCTGAATCCGCTTCTGCTGGTCGGCGATGAGCGGCGCGAGCCGGTCCGGGTCACCTTCGCCGATGAGGATGACGCCGGGCTTGCCGACGACCCGGTGGACGACGTCCATCGCACGGGTTCCTGCAACGGTCGGGGTGACCCGCCAATCGCCCCGCATCGTCGAGATCACTGCCGGCGCAGCTCCCGGCTGGCCCTCGATCTGGGCGTAGAACGCAGCCTGTGCGCGGCGGCCGAAGACGATGAATGCCGTCAGCACGCCGCCCAGCACTCCGAAGATCGAGAAAACGATGAGGTCGCCGAGGGCGAAACCCACCCCCACAAAGACCACCAACGCGACGAGACCACCGATGACCATCGCCGGGATGAGCCGGGGGTCGTGCTCCCGGGTGATCCGGAAAGCCACCCGAAGCTGCTGACCGCGCTTCGTCTGGGTGTCGCCCTTGTCGGCGGCAGCCCGGTTCGGCCGGGTGGGAGGAGTGCTGCGGGCCATGGTCCCTCGGTCTGCTCAATCGGTACTGCTCAGTCGGTGCTGCTCAGTGCACGGTCGATGGATGCGCCGTTCAGAATAGGCGGTTTCGGATTACGGCGTCTGCGGTGCCTGGGTGGTGGCGCCGTCGGTGCGGCGATCCGTCCGGCTGGCGATGGCCGCCCGGTACAGCCGGCCGGCTCGGTAGGAGGAGCGGACCAGCGGCCCAGACATGACGCCCGCGAAGCCGAGTTCGCGGGCCTCCGCAGCCAATTCCTCGAACTCGGCCGGCTCGACCCACCGCACGACCGGATGGTGGCGGATCGACGGGCGCAGATACTGCGTGATCGTCACCAGGTCGCAACCCGCGGACCGGAGGTCGGCCAGAGCCGCACGGATCTCCTGCCGGGTCTCGCCCAGCCCGAGGATGAGGTTGGACTTGGTGACAAGGCCGGCGTCGTGCGCCGCGCGGAGCACGTCGAGGGAGCGCTCATATCGGAAGCCCGGTCGAATCGACTTGAAGATTCGCGGCACCGTTTCGATGTTGTGGGCGAAGACCTCCGGCCGTGCGCTGAAGACTTCGTCGAGGAGCTCAGGTCTGCCGTGGAAATCCGGGGTGAGGAGTTCGACACCGCATCCGGGCACCGCGTGGTGAATTTCCCGGACGGTCTGCGCATAAAGCCACGCGCCCTCGTCGTCCAGATCGTCACGGGTGACCCCGGTCACTGTGGCGTACCGCAGTCCCATGCGGGCCACCGACTCCGCGACGCGGCGCGGTTCGTCGCGGTCCAGCGGTTGGGGACGGCCGCTGGAGATTTGGCAGAACGAGCAATTGCGCGAACACGTGTCACCCCCGATGAGGAACGTGGCCTCCCGGTCCTCCCAGCATTCGAAGATGTTCGGGCACCCTGCTTCTTCGCAGACGGTGTGGAGTCCTTCCCGGCGGACAAGCTCCTTCAACGCGTGATACTGCGGTCCCATCCGCGCTCTCGTCCGAATCCACGCCGGTTTGCGTTCGATCGGCACCTGCGCATTCCGCGCCTCGATGCGAAGGAGCTTCCGCCCGTCCGGGGTTACGGCTGTCACACGAACCTCCTCGTCGGTGACCAGCCTACCGGCGTGACTGTGGGCGCACGACGCGGGCGACAGAGCACCGGCGCAGAGTTTCTTTCCCGGACGGGATTGCACGGGGACCCTGACGACCGGCCCTGTGCCGGCGAAGTGTGTGGCCGGTTCGAGCGCCGGTCAGTTCGCCGCGCTCTGCGGGGTTGGGACCCGGTCGGTCGGCCTGGCGGGAAGGAGGAATTCCGTCAAGCGGGCGACAACGAGTGGCCGGACTTCCGCCACCGTGACGTTTCGCCCGAGTTCGACGGAGAGCGAGGTCACCTCGGCGTCCGGCAATCCGCACGGAACGATCCGCCGAAACCAGCTCAAGTCTGGATTGCAGTTCAGTGCGAAGCCGTGCATGGTGGTGCAGCGCGAGATGCGCACGCCGATGGCGGCGATTTTCCGGTCCGGTGCGCCGGGACTGGTGATCCACACACCGGACCGCCCGGGGACTCGCACCGCAGTAACCCCGAGATCGGCGCAGACAGCGATGAGTGCCTGTTCAATGCGGCGGACGTGGCCCACCGCATCAATAGGCATCGGGAGTTTGACAATCGGGTAACCGACGAGTTGACCGGGACCGTGCCAGGTGATCCGTCCGCCGCGATCCACAGCAATGACCGGCGTTCCGTCGGTGGGCCGTTCGAAATCCTCGGTTCGCTTTCCGGCGGTGTACACCGGCGGATGTTCGAGGAGAAGACAGGTATCGGGAATTTCATCCGCGACCCGGAGGGCGTGAAGTTCGCGCTGCCGTGCCCACGCCTCTTCATACGGGACGACGCCGTGGTGCTCAAATGCCAGCACGATTCCGACGATACTCGCCGCCCGAATGTGACCGCCGTCGATCGGCTGCCTCGCAGGCCAACGCGGGTCTGCCCGGCCCGAACGCTCCGACGGACCGAAGCCGGACGGCGGGTCTGCCTGGCCGGGAGTCCTGTCGGCCGAAATCGGCCGGCCGGTCGCCGCGGCGGTGGGTATCGAAGCCCGGCAGGGTCTGTGCGCCGGAGTCGATCGGTGACGCGCTAGGAGAGAAGGTCCTTTGTCGCGAATCGGCCGTAGGCAAGCGATCCGAAGACCGCGACATAGCCGGCCTGAAGGACGGCGTTGTGCAGCAGGCTCGTCCAGACGATCGGATCGCGGAGGAGGTCGCCGAATCCCAGCCAGTAGTGGGAAAACAGCCACGGGTGTAGCCAGGAGACCTGCGGAATGCTGTCCAGAATCTGTGACGCAATCGCCGCGACCGCGACCGCCGCCATTGCGCCTACCGGAATGTCGGTCAATGTCGAGACGAAGAGCCCCAGCGCCGCCAGGCCGATGAGCGAAATCGTCACGTATCCGGCGACGAGGAATTCCCGGCCTGCGGCCGCGGCAGGGGAAATCGTCGCCCCGGAGAGCAGAGTGACCCTGCCGACGGGAAAGAACAGCGTGCCCACGACCGCACCGACCCCGGTGATGACCACGGTCACCGCGGCGCAGAACACGGTGGCGGTGAGGAATTTCGTCACGATCAGCCGTAACCGTCCCACTGGCGCGATGGCAAGGTAGCGGAGCGTCCCGAGGTTCGCCTCGCCGGCGACGGTGTCGCCGGCGACCACCGCCACCGCCAGGGGAAGAAACAGCGGCGTGCAGACGACCAGCGCGGTCAAGCCCACGAACAAACCGTTCTGCGTAATGCGGTCCAGGAATGTCGGTCCTTCCCCAGGCGCAATCTGCTGGGACGACAGCTTCACGGCAACTGCGATGAGGAAAGGCACCGCGGCGAGGACAACCAGCAAGGTGATGGTGCGGCGCCGGCGAAACACGGTCGCCAGCTCATTGCGGAAGAAAACGAAACTGCCCGTGCCCGCCGGCAACCGCCGGGGCACCGATGCGGCGGCATCGGCGAGCAAGGGATCAGCAGCGGACATCGCGGTGTTCCTCGCAGACACACTCAGCCGTCGACATCAAATCCTTCTCCTGTCAGCGAGACGAAGACGTCCTCGAGGGAACCGTGGTCGGGTCGCAAGCCGCGGACCCGGACTCCGGCGTGCACCAACGCAGCACACACGTCCTCCGGCAACACACCGTCGAGCTCGGCGGAAATCCGCGGCTCGGTGGAGCCGGTGTGCGTCTGTTCCCGTTGGACGTCACGGAGTGCCAAGTCGTCGAGGACCCGGAGCGCGCGTTCGACGTCCGGCGTCTCGATGACGAGGCGGGGTCGGTGCAATCGCCGCAGCGCGGTCAGATCTCCTTGCGCAACGAGTTTTCCCCGGCTCATCACACCGACATGGGTGCAGATCTGCTCGACCTCGCTGAGCAGGTGGGACGAGACAAAGACCGTGGTGCCGTCCTCGGCCAACGAGCGGATAAGAGCGCGCACCTCGCGAGTGCCCTGCGGGTCAAGGCCGTTGGTCGGTTCGTCCAGCACGAGAAGCTGCCGGGGAGCAAGGAGAGCCGCGGCAATGCCCAGCCGCTGCTTCATACCGAGCGAGTACGCCCGCACTTTCTTTTTCGCCACGTGACTGAGGCCGACGCGGTCCAGCGCCGCGGCGATCCGCCGCTGCCGATCGCGTGGTCTCATTGCGGGATTCGCCGCGTCGAAACGCGCCAAATTGTCTGTGCCGCTGAGGAACGGATACCAGGCCGGTCCTTCCACCAGAGCACCGACCTCTGGCAGAACCTGCCGCGCAGCCGCCGGCATGCGGTGTCCCAGCAGCCACATCTCTCCAGCGTTCGGTGCGGCAAGCCCAAGGAGCATGCGGATCGTCGTGGTCTTGCCGGATCCATTGGGCCCAAGAAAGCCGTACACAGCGCCGCGAGGGACCGCCACATCAATCCGGTCGACAACGGTCCGGCGGCCGAAACGCTTCGTCAGGCCGGTCGTGCGGATCGCCCACTCGTCGCTCATGGCCGGCCCGTCTGAATGGCCGTCCGCATGGTTGCCGTGGTCACCGCGCCGATCAGCAGCCGGCCGTCGTCGGTCACACCGAAGGCAATGAGCGGCGTGCTCAGCAGGACGCCGCCCGGAACCGGCTGGCCGTAGCGCAGAATCGCCGCAGCGAGCGGACTGTCGGCCGGCATGCTGACGATTGCTGACCAGCCGCCGCCGAGCACCCGGAAGCCTGACGAGCCGGTTCCGGGGGCCGCGGAAGCGGGCGGTGGGAGCGACGGTTGCGCGGAACCACCCGGCGCGTTCTGCAGGCTCGGCGGGGACGCCGGTCCGCCGCCGGTGGCTCGATGAGCGCCCGGCGGCGGGACGAAGACGAAGCGGGACGGCGGGACCGGCGCAAAGGAGAGGGACTGGAACCCGACGACGAACGCGGGGCTGTTCGACGTCCGCGGAAATATCGCGATGCGAAGGACGACGTGGGTGGCTGCGTCGACGGCGATGTCGATACGGCCGATGCTGGTGCGCGGGTCGGTGGGAGTGACCGTCAGCACGTACGCGCTGCGTCCGGCCACCACGGTGGTCCCGTTTGTCGCGGTCTGGGTTGTCGTCGCGAAATCTGTGAGAATCTGACGCGCCAGGGATTGCGGGTTCAGCCCGTCCGGCAGTCCGTGGAATTCTCCGCCGCCCCGCGGAGTCAGTGGGAAGGTGGCGTAGCTGTTCGTCGAGTAGGTGTAGACGGTGAGGCTTCCGGCGTGCGCCACCACCTCGGTTTCGTCGAGAGTATCGAGGATTTCGGCTCGGAACCCGGCAGGCGAGGCCCAGACCCGCACCTGGTGCGTGCCGTTGAGCAGTTTGCCGAAA
Encoded proteins:
- a CDS encoding DUF4191 domain-containing protein, producing MARSTPPTRPNRAAADKGDTQTKRGQQLRVAFRITREHDPRLIPAMVIGGLVALVVFVGVGFALGDLIVFSIFGVLGGVLTAFIVFGRRAQAAFYAQIEGQPGAAPAVISTMRGDWRVTPTVAGTRAMDVVHRVVGKPGVILIGEGDPDRLAPLIADQQKRIQRVASGTPVEVILIGNGPKQVPLRKLQARLNRLPRRFKGRTVDQIEARLRALGTLANMMPKGPLPKGARLPQGFKLPR
- the lipA gene encoding lipoyl synthase, with amino-acid sequence MTAVTPDGRKLLRIEARNAQVPIERKPAWIRTRARMGPQYHALKELVRREGLHTVCEEAGCPNIFECWEDREATFLIGGDTCSRNCSFCQISSGRPQPLDRDEPRRVAESVARMGLRYATVTGVTRDDLDDEGAWLYAQTVREIHHAVPGCGVELLTPDFHGRPELLDEVFSARPEVFAHNIETVPRIFKSIRPGFRYERSLDVLRAAHDAGLVTKSNLILGLGETRQEIRAALADLRSAGCDLVTITQYLRPSIRHHPVVRWVEPAEFEELAAEARELGFAGVMSGPLVRSSYRAGRLYRAAIASRTDRRTDGATTQAPQTP
- the lipB gene encoding lipoyl(octanoyl) transferase LipB, translated to MLAFEHHGVVPYEEAWARQRELHALRVADEIPDTCLLLEHPPVYTAGKRTEDFERPTDGTPVIAVDRGGRITWHGPGQLVGYPIVKLPMPIDAVGHVRRIEQALIAVCADLGVTAVRVPGRSGVWITSPGAPDRKIAAIGVRISRCTTMHGFALNCNPDLSWFRRIVPCGLPDAEVTSLSVELGRNVTVAEVRPLVVARLTEFLLPARPTDRVPTPQSAAN
- a CDS encoding ABC transporter permease, whose amino-acid sequence is MSAADPLLADAAASVPRRLPAGTGSFVFFRNELATVFRRRRTITLLVVLAAVPFLIAVAVKLSSQQIAPGEGPTFLDRITQNGLFVGLTALVVCTPLFLPLAVAVVAGDTVAGEANLGTLRYLAIAPVGRLRLIVTKFLTATVFCAAVTVVITGVGAVVGTLFFPVGRVTLLSGATISPAAAAGREFLVAGYVTISLIGLAALGLFVSTLTDIPVGAMAAVAVAAIASQILDSIPQVSWLHPWLFSHYWLGFGDLLRDPIVWTSLLHNAVLQAGYVAVFGSLAYGRFATKDLLS
- a CDS encoding ABC transporter ATP-binding protein, with protein sequence MSDEWAIRTTGLTKRFGRRTVVDRIDVAVPRGAVYGFLGPNGSGKTTTIRMLLGLAAPNAGEMWLLGHRMPAAARQVLPEVGALVEGPAWYPFLSGTDNLARFDAANPAMRPRDRQRRIAAALDRVGLSHVAKKKVRAYSLGMKQRLGIAAALLAPRQLLVLDEPTNGLDPQGTREVRALIRSLAEDGTTVFVSSHLLSEVEQICTHVGVMSRGKLVAQGDLTALRRLHRPRLVIETPDVERALRVLDDLALRDVQREQTHTGSTEPRISAELDGVLPEDVCAALVHAGVRVRGLRPDHGSLEDVFVSLTGEGFDVDG